The Burkholderiales bacterium JOSHI_001 genomic sequence ACGCGGGTTTCGCCGAACGCGTGCAGCAGCAGGCGGGTTCACGCCTGGGCGCCTTGCGCACGGCCTCGGCCCGCCACGCCTACCCGCTGGTGGCCGTGTACGCGCACCGCTTCACCGCCCAGCGCTTTGCGCTGGTGGGCGACGCGGCGGTGGGCATGCACCCGGTCACCGCGCATGGCTACAACTTCGGCCTGTACGGCGTGCAGGTGCTGGCACGCGAACTGGCTGCGGCCAGGCGCGCCGGCACCGACCTGGGCGCCGGGCCCGCGCTGCAGCGCTATGACGCCGAGCACCGGCGGGTCACGCTGCCCATCTACCTGGGCACCAACGCCATCGTGTCGCTGTTCACCGACGAGCGAACGCCCGCCAAAGCCTTGCGAAAGGCCGTGCTCACGGTTGCAGAACGGGTGCCGCCCTTTTCGGGCCTGATCCGGCGCGCCATCACACGCCAGCTCACCGGCGAAGTGGCAGCGGCCTGAGCCGGTTTCAGGCCTTGCGGCGCCAGCGCGTGCCGACGGCCGCCAGGCCCAGCACGGCCATCAGCCAGGTGGCGGGCTCGGGCACCGGGGCGGTGACGTTGTAGCCGATGTCGCGCAGCACGGCGTAGTCCAGTTCGCTGGGGTTGTTGCGTTGGCCGTTCACCAGCGCGGGCACCATGGCGGGCGATTTGCCTTGGAAAAGGACCCCCTGGTCCCAATGGGCCGGGTCGCCGTTGACCCAGTCCAGTTCCACCGCCTGGCCGGCCACGGCCTGAACATGGGCCCCGGTGTAGGTCTTGCCATCGGCCGACACATCGGCGTTGTAGGCGTTGCCCTGGCCGAAGCCCAGGATGTGGAAGATCTCGTGGGCCGCCACCGAGTAGAAGTCGTACTGGGCGAAGGACTGACCGGCTTCGCTGGAACCGAAGTACCAATTGAAGCTGGTGTTGAAAGTGATGCCGCCGCCCACCGGGTCGTAGTTGGTGGTGCTGTTGCGGCTGTTGAACAGCGCTGTCCATGCACCCGTACCGCCGATGGACAGCCCAAAGTTGGCAAAGGCCAGCGGGCCGCCCGAACCCAGGCTGCTGCCGCCCACAAAGAGGGTCAGGGTGTTCGCCAAGACGGGGCGGTCCGTCAGGCTCACCTCGGTGCCCGAATGGCCCGGGTTGTCGAAGGACAGGGTCCAGTGATTGACGGCGTTGGGGGTGATGGCCCCGAAGGTCTCGTTCACCAACCGGGCTTCGATGTCGCTGGCCGCCTGCTCCAGGATGGCCTTGCGGCCGGCGTCCGCAAAGAAGCCGCTGTCATAGCTGTAGTCGAAGACGATGTCGATCTGGGCCTGGGCCCCCAAAGGCAAGGCCAGCGCCATGGCCGTCAGCGCATTCAGCAGGACCGGGCGCTTGTTGTTCGTGTTCGCGCGCAACATCGTCTCCAACACTTGTTACTGTTGGAATTGATTCTGTCATGCACCCTTGTCAGGCCGGCGCGCAACCGGCCCCCCGGTTCACGGGGAGCCTGGAGCCCGTCGCGGGGCTGGGCGCGCGCCCGGGCTCAGACCGCCAGCACCCGCTGCGCCTTCATGCCTTCCACCGCCTTGCCCTTGCGCGCGCGCTTGCCGACATGGGCGGTGAGGTGGGCGCCCTTGAGCACCTCCTCCTTGGCCTTGCCGCCACGCCCGGATCCCAGCACGCGCAGGGCATCGCCGAAGGCCGCCACGCTGACCAGCGCGTCCTTGGGCTCCAGGTCCATCAAGGTCAGGCCGCGACCGC encodes the following:
- a CDS encoding PEP-CTERM motif protein (PFAM: PEP-CTERM motif~TIGRFAM: PEP-CTERM putative exosortase interaction domain); this translates as MLRANTNNKRPVLLNALTAMALALPLGAQAQIDIVFDYSYDSGFFADAGRKAILEQAASDIEARLVNETFGAITPNAVNHWTLSFDNPGHSGTEVSLTDRPVLANTLTLFVGGSSLGSGGPLAFANFGLSIGGTGAWTALFNSRNSTTNYDPVGGGITFNTSFNWYFGSSEAGQSFAQYDFYSVAAHEIFHILGFGQGNAYNADVSADGKTYTGAHVQAVAGQAVELDWVNGDPAHWDQGVLFQGKSPAMVPALVNGQRNNPSELDYAVLRDIGYNVTAPVPEPATWLMAVLGLAAVGTRWRRKA